Proteins encoded together in one Streptomyces roseifaciens window:
- a CDS encoding DinB family protein: protein MIIPERPTPPTISDERTSLESWLDFHRATLALKCAGLDEAQLREASAPPSPMSLMGLVRHMADVERSWFRRCLAREDAGPIFYTDEEPDRDMEVTETDSWEEAYATWQAEIAAAREVARGRSLDDRGFAPHRNKEFDLRWIYVHMIEEYARHNGHADLIRERIDGATGA from the coding sequence ATGATCATTCCTGAGCGTCCCACGCCCCCCACGATCTCCGACGAGCGCACCAGTCTGGAGAGCTGGCTCGACTTCCACCGTGCCACGCTGGCCCTGAAGTGTGCGGGCCTGGACGAAGCACAGCTGCGCGAGGCCTCGGCGCCGCCGTCCCCGATGAGCCTCATGGGTCTCGTCCGGCACATGGCCGACGTCGAGCGCAGCTGGTTCCGCCGGTGCCTGGCCCGCGAGGACGCCGGGCCGATCTTCTACACCGACGAGGAGCCGGACCGGGACATGGAGGTCACGGAGACGGACAGCTGGGAGGAGGCCTACGCCACCTGGCAGGCGGAGATCGCCGCGGCCCGGGAGGTGGCGCGCGGGCGCTCGCTGGACGACCGCGGCTTCGCCCCGCACCGCAACAAGGAGTTCGACCTGCGGTGGATCTACGTCCACATGATCGAGGAGTATGCGCGCCACAACGGCCACGCCGACCTCATCCGCGAGCGGATCGACGGGGCGACCGGGGCCTGA
- a CDS encoding Gfo/Idh/MocA family protein produces MKVGCIGLGDIAQKAYLPVLATRPGLELHLHTRTPATLARVAEAHRIPDAQCHTGLDALLAADLDAAFVHAATAAHPELVTRLLEAGVPVYVDKPLAYDLATSERLVRLARERGVSLMVGFNRRYAPSYTQCLDHPRDLILMQKNRVGLAEDPRTLVLDDFIHVVDTLRFLAPGPVEHVDVRARVREGLMHHVVLQLSGAGFTAIGTMNRMSGSTEEILEVSGQDTKRQVLNLSEVIDHKGQPSVRRRGDWVSVSRQRGIEQTVLAFLDAVRAGKLLDAEDALATHELCERIVKAASEQAS; encoded by the coding sequence GTGAAGGTCGGCTGCATCGGACTCGGAGACATCGCACAGAAGGCGTACCTTCCGGTACTTGCCACCCGGCCGGGTCTCGAACTCCACCTCCACACCCGCACCCCCGCCACGCTCGCGCGCGTCGCCGAGGCACACCGCATCCCGGACGCCCAGTGCCACACCGGCCTCGACGCGCTGCTCGCCGCGGACCTCGACGCGGCCTTCGTCCACGCGGCGACCGCGGCCCACCCCGAGCTCGTCACCCGCCTCCTCGAAGCGGGCGTGCCGGTCTACGTCGACAAGCCCCTCGCCTACGACCTCGCCACCAGCGAGCGGCTCGTCCGCCTCGCCCGGGAGCGGGGCGTGAGCCTGATGGTCGGCTTCAACCGCCGCTACGCGCCGTCCTACACCCAGTGCCTGGACCACCCGCGCGACCTCATCCTGATGCAGAAGAACCGCGTCGGGCTGGCCGAGGACCCGCGCACCCTCGTGCTCGACGACTTCATCCACGTCGTCGACACCCTGCGCTTCCTCGCCCCGGGGCCCGTCGAGCACGTGGACGTGCGCGCCCGGGTCCGCGAGGGCCTCATGCACCACGTCGTACTCCAGCTCTCCGGCGCCGGCTTCACGGCCATCGGCACCATGAACCGGATGAGCGGCTCCACCGAGGAGATCCTCGAGGTCTCCGGACAGGACACCAAGCGGCAGGTCCTCAACCTCTCCGAGGTGATCGACCACAAGGGGCAGCCCAGCGTCCGCAGGCGCGGCGACTGGGTGTCCGTCTCCCGTCAGCGCGGCATCGAGCAGACCGTCCTCGCCTTCCTCGACGCGGTCCGGGCGGGCAAGCTGCTCGACGCCGAGGACGCGCTGGCCACCCACGAACTGTGCGAGCGCATCGTCAAGGCCGCTTCGGAGCAGGCTTCCTGA
- the lnt gene encoding apolipoprotein N-acyltransferase, whose translation MTTQPPDGPYAGLPTRPWPRAAAAVVAGALPALTFPTPSLWWLAYVALVPWLSLIRTAPSARRAALDGWLGGGGFLLAVHHWLLPSLHVFILVLAALLGLLWAPWGVLVKRLLGGSPGPARAAAALLAVPSGWLMVELARSWEYLGGPWGLFGASQWQVQPALKLASTGGIWLVSFLLVAINTAVSTVIWASRARITGLIGLAGCAAVVAGVWMWVPSPRSAGTVRIALVQPGVVDGTGSVQHRFDRQEELTRKLAGQRVDLVVWGESGVGGDLAQHPGLRDRLTALSREVGADLLVNVDARRSDRPGIFKSSVLVGPGGPTGGRYDKMRLVPFGEYVPARSLLGWATSVGKAAGEDRMRGEHPVVMRLPASPSVPEGLRIGPLVCFESAFPDMSRQLPRDGAQVIVAQSSTSTFQHSWAPWQHASLASLRAAETWRPVVHATLTGVSTVAGPQGRAVGAPLGTDRSEAVVREVPLARGTSPYVRYGDWVVLASLAVIACTCAAEGVRLVRRNVRKPAPKRP comes from the coding sequence ATGACGACGCAACCGCCGGACGGCCCGTACGCCGGGCTGCCGACCCGGCCCTGGCCGCGGGCGGCTGCGGCGGTGGTGGCGGGAGCGCTTCCCGCACTCACGTTTCCCACGCCTTCGCTGTGGTGGCTGGCCTACGTGGCGCTCGTACCCTGGCTGTCCCTGATCCGCACGGCGCCCTCCGCGCGGCGGGCGGCGCTCGACGGCTGGCTCGGCGGTGGCGGATTCCTGCTCGCCGTGCACCACTGGCTGCTGCCGAGTCTGCACGTCTTCATCCTGGTGCTGGCCGCGCTGCTGGGGCTGCTGTGGGCGCCGTGGGGCGTGCTGGTCAAGCGACTGCTGGGCGGTTCCCCGGGGCCGGCGCGGGCCGCCGCAGCCCTCCTCGCCGTACCTTCCGGCTGGTTGATGGTCGAACTTGCCCGTTCATGGGAGTATTTGGGCGGACCGTGGGGTCTGTTCGGGGCGAGTCAGTGGCAGGTGCAACCCGCTCTCAAGCTCGCTTCAACGGGCGGGATCTGGCTGGTTAGTTTCCTCCTCGTGGCCATCAACACCGCTGTTTCCACGGTCATTTGGGCTTCTCGCGCGCGTATCACCGGACTAATCGGCCTGGCGGGCTGTGCAGCGGTCGTCGCCGGGGTGTGGATGTGGGTGCCTTCGCCGCGCTCCGCGGGCACCGTCCGGATCGCTCTCGTCCAGCCGGGCGTCGTCGACGGGACGGGCAGCGTCCAGCACCGGTTCGACCGCCAGGAGGAGCTCACGAGGAAGCTGGCCGGGCAGCGGGTGGACCTCGTGGTGTGGGGCGAGAGCGGCGTCGGCGGCGACCTCGCGCAGCACCCCGGTCTCCGGGACCGGCTCACCGCGCTCTCCCGCGAGGTGGGGGCGGACCTCCTCGTCAACGTCGACGCGCGCCGCTCGGACCGGCCCGGCATCTTCAAGAGCTCCGTGCTCGTCGGCCCCGGCGGGCCGACCGGGGGACGCTACGACAAGATGCGGCTGGTGCCGTTCGGGGAGTACGTGCCGGCGCGCTCCCTGCTCGGCTGGGCCACGTCGGTGGGCAAGGCGGCCGGCGAGGACCGCATGCGCGGCGAACACCCGGTGGTGATGCGGCTGCCCGCCTCTCCCTCCGTGCCGGAGGGCCTGCGGATCGGCCCGCTGGTGTGCTTCGAGTCGGCCTTCCCCGACATGAGCCGGCAGCTGCCCCGCGACGGCGCCCAGGTGATCGTCGCGCAGTCCTCCACCTCCACGTTCCAGCACAGCTGGGCCCCGTGGCAGCATGCCTCGCTCGCCTCGCTGCGGGCGGCCGAGACCTGGCGGCCGGTGGTGCACGCGACGCTGACGGGCGTGAGCACGGTCGCCGGCCCGCAGGGCCGGGCGGTCGGCGCACCGCTCGGCACCGACCGCAGCGAGGCCGTCGTCCGCGAGGTGCCACTGGCCCGCGGCACGAGCCCCTACGTCCGGTACGGGGACTGGGTCGTCCTGGCGTCCCTGGCGGTGATCGCCTGCACGTGCGCCGCCGAGGGCGTCCGGCTGGTGCGACGGAACGTCAGGAAGCCTGCTCCGAAGCGGCCTTGA
- a CDS encoding cytochrome P450, with the protein MTLPSERPRTTSPAGPPPQCPAHATGPGGITRLYGPEAEADPMGLYERLRQKHGQVAPVLLHDDVPAWLVLGYRENLDVARTPSRFSRDSRRWIEAREGRVAPTHPLAPITTWQPICVFADGQQHERWRGAVNDSIARFDKRGIRRHVTQYSNQLVDRFCASGRADLVHEFAEQLPMMAMTQLLGMPEAYSPQLVNAARDMIKGTETAIASNEFVQETLRKLVARKHVEPGADFTSWLLEHPAGLSDDEVQQHLRLVLIAAFETTANLIANTLKMVLTDHRFQASLAGGHMTLPDAVEQVLWDEPPFISILGRWATQDTELAGQQIKEGDALILGLAAANMDTVIRPDPDVPVHGNRSHLAFSGGQHECPGQDVGRAIADTGIDALLLRLPDLTLAVDESELTYRSTLMSRHLTGLPVRFTARAPLPPEETLTPAPEPPLPAQPERAEQPAIPAPPVRAAGPETPGSRRSWWRSLRRLLGRR; encoded by the coding sequence GTGACCCTCCCTTCCGAACGCCCCCGCACCACCTCCCCGGCCGGGCCTCCCCCGCAGTGCCCGGCCCATGCGACCGGCCCCGGCGGGATCACCCGGCTGTACGGCCCGGAGGCCGAGGCCGACCCGATGGGGCTGTACGAGCGGCTCCGCCAGAAGCACGGCCAGGTGGCGCCCGTCCTGCTGCACGACGACGTCCCGGCCTGGCTCGTCCTCGGCTACCGCGAGAACCTCGACGTGGCGCGCACCCCCTCGCGCTTCTCGCGCGACTCCCGGCGGTGGATCGAGGCCCGCGAGGGCCGCGTGGCCCCGACCCACCCGCTCGCGCCGATCACCACCTGGCAGCCGATCTGCGTCTTCGCCGACGGCCAGCAGCACGAGCGCTGGCGCGGCGCCGTCAACGACAGCATCGCCCGCTTCGACAAGCGGGGCATCCGCCGCCACGTCACCCAGTACTCGAACCAGCTCGTCGACCGCTTCTGCGCCTCGGGCCGGGCCGACCTGGTGCACGAGTTCGCCGAGCAGCTGCCGATGATGGCGATGACGCAGCTGCTGGGCATGCCGGAGGCGTACAGCCCCCAGCTCGTCAACGCCGCCCGGGACATGATCAAGGGCACCGAGACGGCGATCGCGAGCAACGAGTTCGTCCAGGAGACGCTGCGCAAGCTGGTGGCGCGCAAGCACGTCGAGCCGGGCGCCGACTTCACCAGCTGGCTGCTGGAGCACCCCGCCGGGCTGTCGGACGACGAGGTCCAGCAGCATCTGCGGCTGGTGCTGATCGCGGCCTTCGAGACCACGGCGAACCTCATCGCGAACACCCTGAAGATGGTGCTCACCGACCACCGCTTCCAGGCGTCCCTGGCCGGCGGTCACATGACGCTGCCGGATGCGGTCGAGCAGGTCCTGTGGGACGAGCCGCCGTTCATCTCGATCCTGGGCCGCTGGGCGACGCAGGACACGGAGCTGGCGGGTCAGCAGATCAAGGAGGGGGACGCCCTGATCCTGGGGCTGGCCGCCGCCAACATGGACACGGTCATCCGCCCTGATCCCGACGTCCCCGTCCACGGCAACCGCTCGCACCTGGCGTTCAGCGGGGGCCAGCACGAGTGCCCGGGCCAGGACGTGGGCCGGGCGATCGCGGACACGGGCATCGACGCCCTGCTGCTGCGCCTGCCCGACCTCACCCTCGCGGTGGACGAGTCGGAGCTGACCTACCGCTCCACCCTGATGTCCCGTCACCTGACCGGGCTGCCGGTGCGGTTCACGGCGCGGGCGCCGCTGCCCCCGGAGGAGACGCTGACACCCGCGCCGGAGCCGCCCCTGCCCGCTCAGCCGGAGCGGGCCGAGCAGCCGGCCATCCCGGCGCCGCCGGTCCGGGCCGCCGGTCCGGAGACGCCCGGTTCGCGGCGGTCGTGGTGGAGGTCGCTGCGGCGTCTGCTGGGGCGGCGGTAG
- a CDS encoding GTP-binding protein: MDYRSSDSPGLETYAGPRSEDVLPASATAAVKVVIVGGFGVGKTTLVGSVSEIRPLTTEETMTQAGVGVDDIAGIEHKTETTVAMDFGRISINEHLVLYLFGTPGQERFWFLWNGLFEGALGAVVLLDTRRMDVSYDVIGRLEEKGVPFVVGVNRFPQAPRYPMEQLRSAMDLDDSVPMIDCDARDRASCRDTLLTLMRYLYTLTTASTEHQ; this comes from the coding sequence ATGGACTACAGAAGCTCTGACTCCCCCGGGTTGGAGACCTATGCGGGGCCGCGCAGCGAGGACGTCCTGCCGGCCTCGGCCACCGCGGCCGTCAAGGTCGTCATCGTCGGCGGGTTCGGGGTCGGCAAGACGACCCTGGTGGGCTCGGTCAGCGAGATCCGGCCGCTGACCACCGAGGAGACGATGACCCAGGCCGGTGTCGGCGTGGACGACATCGCCGGGATCGAGCACAAGACCGAGACGACCGTGGCCATGGACTTCGGCCGGATCAGCATCAACGAGCACCTGGTGCTGTATCTGTTCGGCACTCCCGGCCAGGAGCGCTTCTGGTTCCTGTGGAACGGCCTGTTCGAGGGCGCCCTCGGTGCGGTGGTCCTCCTCGACACCCGCCGCATGGACGTCAGTTACGACGTGATCGGGCGCCTCGAGGAGAAGGGAGTGCCCTTCGTCGTCGGCGTCAACCGCTTCCCCCAGGCGCCCAGATACCCGATGGAGCAGCTCCGCTCGGCCATGGACCTCGACGACTCGGTGCCCATGATCGACTGCGACGCCCGCGACCGCGCCTCGTGCCGCGACACCCTGCTCACCCTCATGCGCTACCTCTACACGCTCACCACCGCCTCCACGGAGCACCAGTGA
- a CDS encoding DUF742 domain-containing protein: MSTEGPGSPTAPGSPDRLYILTGGEPRAERKTELDLVTLIVSRSEADPGLQPEHAAIVRMCAYPLSVAEISAYLELPVSTLTLLLTELVAGRHVEARPPVPAAALPDVQLLEAVMNGLQKL, translated from the coding sequence ATGAGCACGGAGGGACCCGGCTCCCCGACCGCGCCCGGCAGCCCGGACCGGCTCTACATCCTCACCGGAGGCGAGCCCCGCGCGGAGCGGAAGACGGAGCTCGACCTGGTGACGCTGATCGTCTCCCGGTCCGAGGCCGACCCCGGGCTGCAGCCCGAGCACGCCGCCATCGTCCGGATGTGTGCCTACCCGCTCTCCGTCGCCGAGATATCGGCCTATCTGGAACTGCCGGTCAGCACGCTGACCCTGCTGCTCACGGAGCTGGTGGCGGGTCGTCACGTGGAGGCCCGGCCGCCGGTGCCGGCGGCGGCCCTTCCCGACGTTCAACTTCTGGAGGCGGTGATGAATGGACTACAGAAGCTCTGA
- a CDS encoding roadblock/LC7 domain-containing protein: MDWMLKDLATSVPQTRHVIVLSSDGLRMAQHGTDPDAADRLAAACAGLQSLSTAIAGEFPHGDGQMRLVVIEVDGGFFYLMAAGAGAFLAVLADDDVDAELMGMRMRDLVARIGSHLTSPPRVGGSVT, translated from the coding sequence ATGGACTGGATGCTCAAGGACCTGGCAACCAGTGTTCCGCAGACCCGCCACGTGATCGTGCTGTCCTCGGACGGCCTGCGCATGGCTCAGCACGGCACCGACCCGGACGCCGCCGACCGCCTCGCCGCCGCCTGTGCCGGACTGCAGAGCCTCTCCACCGCGATCGCCGGTGAATTCCCCCACGGGGACGGGCAGATGCGCCTGGTCGTGATCGAGGTCGACGGCGGATTCTTCTATCTGATGGCCGCCGGGGCCGGAGCCTTCCTCGCGGTGCTGGCCGACGACGACGTGGACGCCGAGCTGATGGGCATGCGGATGCGGGATCTGGTGGCCCGCATCGGTTCGCATCTCACCAGTCCGCCGCGGGTCGGCGGGTCGGTGACATGA
- a CDS encoding sensor histidine kinase, whose protein sequence is MVGTGSSVQRRPVSALIWLISPLVLAVCTGTAVLAVAPDARVPVAWCGASATVAVALASSEAARRGRVIAALRRRCTEQEAGLRYQLDQHEAETRRLAKELLPRAIHLLQRGAPTEVVLRHTLPVHDLEPGYAAAHRSVLKSVIEAVQAEEGLRDSAQRAFVNIARRMQAIVHQQAYDIREMEHKHGNDPDVFGDLLHLDHGNALTGRLADSIAVLGGSRPGRQWKNEIPLYNVLRGAMSRILEYRRVDLHSVADVAVVGAGVEPVIHALAELLDNATRYSPPQTRVHLTAVDIQSGIAVEIEDAGVGLTDEARRRTDRVLSREGALDLDDLGEAPRLGLAVVSRLARTYNFLVSLRPSAYGGVRAVLVIPMDLITASKHPGGDIARAPKLPPFKSKRRPGQKIPPPAPQTAPPMMEHPIPPPLGDSGLPQRRRRRGPAPLPFGRGAAERRDRPPAPPAAPAAPEEAPKQPGMWLAAFNRGINGESLEPDAGRSHSDIPSDKEE, encoded by the coding sequence ATGGTTGGTACTGGCTCGTCAGTTCAACGGCGGCCCGTCTCCGCTCTGATATGGCTGATCTCCCCCTTGGTACTGGCCGTGTGCACGGGTACGGCGGTCCTCGCCGTCGCTCCCGACGCCCGCGTGCCGGTGGCCTGGTGCGGTGCCTCCGCCACGGTCGCGGTGGCGCTGGCAAGCTCCGAGGCCGCCCGGCGGGGACGGGTCATCGCGGCCCTGCGGCGGCGCTGCACCGAGCAGGAGGCCGGCCTGCGGTACCAGCTCGACCAGCACGAGGCGGAGACCCGGCGGCTGGCCAAGGAGCTGCTCCCCCGGGCCATCCACCTGCTGCAGCGCGGCGCCCCCACCGAGGTCGTGCTGCGCCACACGCTTCCCGTCCACGACCTCGAGCCCGGCTACGCGGCCGCGCACCGGTCGGTGCTGAAATCCGTCATCGAAGCCGTGCAGGCGGAGGAGGGGCTGCGTGACTCCGCGCAGCGCGCCTTCGTCAACATCGCCCGTCGCATGCAGGCCATCGTGCACCAGCAGGCCTACGACATCCGGGAGATGGAGCACAAGCACGGCAACGACCCCGACGTCTTCGGCGATCTCCTCCACCTCGACCACGGCAACGCCCTGACCGGCCGCCTCGCCGACAGCATCGCCGTCCTCGGCGGCTCCCGCCCCGGCCGCCAGTGGAAGAACGAGATCCCGCTGTACAACGTGCTGCGCGGCGCCATGTCGCGGATCCTGGAGTACCGGCGGGTCGACCTGCACTCGGTGGCCGACGTCGCCGTGGTCGGCGCCGGCGTCGAACCGGTGATCCACGCCCTGGCCGAGCTGCTGGACAACGCCACCCGCTACTCGCCCCCGCAGACCCGGGTGCACCTGACCGCCGTGGACATCCAGTCCGGCATCGCCGTCGAGATCGAGGACGCCGGCGTCGGCCTCACCGACGAGGCGCGCCGCCGCACCGACCGCGTCCTCTCCCGCGAGGGCGCCCTCGACCTCGACGACCTCGGCGAGGCGCCGCGGCTGGGCCTCGCGGTCGTCAGCCGGCTCGCCCGCACGTACAACTTCCTGGTGTCGCTGCGGCCCTCCGCCTACGGAGGCGTCCGGGCCGTGCTGGTCATCCCCATGGACCTGATCACCGCCAGCAAGCACCCCGGCGGCGACATCGCCCGCGCGCCCAAGCTCCCGCCCTTCAAGTCCAAGCGCCGCCCGGGCCAGAAGATCCCCCCGCCCGCTCCGCAGACGGCTCCGCCGATGATGGAGCACCCCATCCCGCCGCCGCTCGGGGACAGCGGACTGCCGCAGCGGCGGCGGCGCCGCGGCCCCGCGCCGCTCCCGTTCGGCCGGGGCGCGGCCGAACGGCGGGACCGGCCGCCGGCCCCGCCCGCCGCGCCGGCCGCTCCGGAGGAGGCCCCCAAGCAGCCCGGAATGTGGCTGGCCGCCTTCAACCGCGGCATCAACGGGGAGTCCCTGGAGCCGGATGCCGGCCGGTCGCACAGTGATATCCCGTCAGACAAGGAAGAGTAG